A segment of the Pelorhabdus rhamnosifermentans genome:
GCCATGATATGGAAGCTGGTACAAGTAAGTATATGGCTTATGCACCGATTCCTGGAATGCATTGGAGTTTAGGCATTGATGTACCTGAAAAAGAAATTCTCATGAAGTTAACGCCTTTAACGATTGTTTCGTTAATCACAATAGGAATTATTCTTATTGTGACTTGTGGATTGGGTGTTGTTCTTTCGCGGCGATTTACGAAGCCTATTATTGCATTAAATCAGGCGACTGAAAAAATTGCGCAAGGAGACTTAACGGTTCAGGCTGTAGCGGGGAATCTAACGGAAGAAAATATCCAAGAAAAAGATGAATTAGATACACTGGCGATTCACTTTGATACAATGGTAGCAAAACTTCGCAGTTTGGTTCAGCAAGTTGCTACTTCCGCTGAGCAAGTGGCAGCATCATCAGAAGAACTAACGGCCAATGCGGAACAGTCGGCACTTGCTGTCAGTCAAGTTGCTGGATCTATTACAAAAGTGGCTTCAGGTGCTTCCTCTCAACTTGAGGCAGTGCATGAAACAACAGGAGTCGTGGAAAAAATGTCGGCAAGCATTCAACAAGTTGCCGCTCATTCGGGAAATGTAGCCGCGACGGCTGAAAAAACTTCCTTGGCAGCAAAAAATGGTGGAGAGGCTATCGATGATACAACGAAACAAATGGCTATTATCGAAAAATCAGTCGTGCATTCGGCACAAGTTGTGGCGGGTCTTGGGGAACGCTCCAAAGAGATTGGTCAAATTGTAGATACTATTTCGGGAATAGCCAGTCAAACAAATCTTCTTGCACTGAATGCAGCGATTGAAGCGGCGCGTGCAGGCGAACAAGGCAAAGGGTTTGCTGTTGTAGCTGAAGAGGTCCGTAAATTAGCTGAACAATCTCAAGAAGCAGCCAAACATATTGCAGTGCTTATCGGTGAAATTCAAGGAGATACGGAAAAGGCTGTACTTGTTATGGCAGACGGGACGAAAGAAGTCAAACTCGGTTCGGAAGTAGCTGGTACGGCAGGGAGGGCTTTTGGGGAAATTGCGGCGTTAATTGAAGAAGTTTCTAATCAAGTAGAAAATATTTCTGCTGCGATTCAGCAAGTGGCAGGAGGAAGTGAACAAATTGTTTCCTCTATGCAAAAAATTGATAATATTAGTAGCGCAACAGCTGAGCATACTCAAACAGTTTCTGCTGCAACAGAGGAACAGTCGGCCTCGATGCAAGAAATTGCAGCATCTAGTGAGGCATTAGCTAAAATGTCTGAAGAGCTTCGGCTGATTATTACACAATTTAACGTGTGAATTTTCTTTTTACCCATTTTAACCATCAAAAAAACAGCAGTAGTTGTCTTGACATTGACAATTACTGCTGTTTGCTATTATTTAGCTCTAATAAGAATAAAAATTCATTGGAAATAAATATTTATTCATAAATATTGATAAAAAAATCACTCCTATCGTTAAGGTGAACTTAACGGATAGAGCGACATCTTTGTCGCAAACATGTTATTTTTTTTCTTTGCTTTCTAGCATTCAGCAAGTAAGCCTAACTTAAAGTTGAGCCATTCTTGTTCGTCTAATAAAGTATCCATTTCTGCTTGAGCTTGTTCTTCGTTTTCTTGAACCTCATCATCATTCAAATAAAACATTGTATACATAAATACACACCTCCATGAATACGTTTATTTTTAAATACATTATAGCACTCCATGCAACGTTTTACTAGGTATTTATTGAAAAATAGTTAAAATTATTTTTTGTGTAAATGGAATAGACAATCAACAAGCTATATCCCTTATTTGTGTTTTTGCAGTGCACATAACATCCAAGTTCATATGAAATATATTGTTAGCGACTTGTACTCTTGTTAAACTTATAATAAACTATTAATAGTAGAAATTTTTTTAATGGAGGACCTATGTAATGACCAAAGATATAGAACTTTTCTCTGCGCCAGATACCTCTTTGCGCCAGAAGGTATTTCAATATATTAAATCGCAAATTATTAATGGCGTTTATTCAGCAGGAGATATTTTACTTGAAACGAAACTGGCCCAGGAATTGGGTGTGAGCCGTACGCCTATTCGCGAGGCGATTTGGCTATTGGAAGTAGAAGGACTAGTAGAAACGACAGCTAAAAAGGGTGCCATTATTCTCGGCATTTCTGATAAGGATGTAGCGGATATTTGTGTCATGCGGCAGCTCCTTGAAGGCTTGGCGGCACGTTGGGCTACTCCGCGGCTGACTGATTTAGAGCTTAAAGAGTTACAGAAGATAGTCGATCTTACGGAATTTTATGCGCAAAAAGATAACATAGAGGAAATAGCGGACTTAGATAACAAATTTCACCAGACAATTTATGAAGCGTCAGGCAGTAAAATGTTAAATCTTACATTAAGTAATTTTCATAAGTATATTCAAGTGGCGCGTCTTCAATCCATGCATGTTGAAAATCGTCTATCGCAAACGATTACAGAACATCTTGCTTTGCTTGAAGCATTTCGCAGTCAAGATGCTGAGGCTGCTGAAAAAGCTATGACTTATCATGTGAGTATGGTTCATCGTAATATTAGTAGCCTCTATCACTAAAAAGTAACTAAAAACAGAATTTATTGAAAAATAATTGAATCCAATTTTTGAAAATGGTATATTATATTTAGTAAAACGTTTTACTAACGGGGAGGTGGAGCTATAAAAAAAAGTAACAAAGGAGATACTTATGGCAGTTACTCTTAAGGACGTTGCAAAGGCAGCAAATGTATCGATTACGACGGCTTCGCTTATTTTGAACCAAAAGGCGGAAGCCATTCGTTTTTCTGAAGAGACGATTCAAAAAGTACGCGAAATTTCTCTCTCATTAGGTTATGTGCCCAATATGTCAGCACGAAAATTGCGTCAAAGTGGGAAGACGAGTTTAACATTCGCTGTGTTGTGGCCTATCGATACACGTGTAGGATTGATTGGACGTATTTTAACCGGAATTCATCGATTCAGTTCTTCTCTTGAGACGATTACCATCAATTTATTAGTTAAAACAATGGATGAAATGGGGATTCAGGGTGTCAAAGAGTTATATCAGCCCAATCTTTTTAATGGTGCAATTTTAGCGAATACATCGATGGCAGATGAAACATATATTCATCGTGTTTCGCCAAGTGTTCCTGTTGTGTTTTTTCATCGGACTTCGCCAATTTATCCTTATGTCAGTGCAAATAATTTTGCGGCAGCTAAACAGGTTGCAGAGCATTTTATCAAGAATAAGCATCAAAAAATTGCTATTTTGGCATCATCTGTTTCATCGCAAGCCTTAGATGAACGACTTGCGGGTTTAACTGAAGCTCTTATAGGCAGAGAATATATGATTAGATATTGTGATTTTACGGAAACTAGCGGATATCATGCTGTAGTGAAGCTGATTGAGAGCGGCAATGCGCCTACCGGACTCATCTGTCTATGCGATCAAACTGCCATGGGATCTCTTTCGGCCTTGCATGATTATGGTATTCAAGTTCCTAATCAATGCGAGGTTTTTGGCTTTGATAATCAAGTTTATTCAAATTTTACCATTCCTAAATTATCGACAGTCAATTTACCTGTAGAAGAAATGTCATTTTATGCTATGCAATTATTAGTTCAACGAACACTTGATCCGAATTATTCTGAAAAACAGAAGAACTTTGATCTCGATATTATTTATAGAGAGTCCACAAGGCCGTAATCAGAGAGTATGGGAACAAAAATTCCAAGGAGTTGATTTATATTAATGAAAAATAATTCTAAAGTAATATCTACAGCACCTAAAACTAACAAAAGATGGTGGTTTGTTAGTTTGATATTGCTTGGAGCTGTTGTAAATTATCTGGACAGGTCGAATCTTAGTGTAGCTAATCCCTTAATTGCTAAAGAGTATGGGTTAAATCCCTTGCAAATGGGATTGTTAATGTCGGCATTTCTTTGGCCTTATGCTTTAGCTAATTTGCCAGCCGGTTGGCTTGTTGATAAATTTGGACCCAAAAAAATGTTTGGCTGGGCCTGTGGATTATGGTCAGCTATTACCATTGCCACAGCCTTCAGTACGAGCTATTCTTTTTTCTATTCACTGAGAATGTTGTTAGGTATTTCAGAGTCGCCCTTCTTCCCTGCTGGGGTTAAGGCGATAGACAAATGGTTTACCAAAGAAGATCGTGGGACGCCGATAGCTGTAATTAATACAGGTTCGCAAATATCTAACGGTATTGCGCCGCCACTACTCACGGCTTTGATGCTGGCCTATTCATGGAAGGTTATGTTTATTATTATTGGTGTCGCTGGGCTGATTGTTTTGGCTTTATGGCTGATATCCTATCATGATCCGGAAACGAGCAGTGACGTTGTTGTAAAAGCTGAGTCAGATATACAGAATAGTCAAGTGACAGGAGATGAAGCGAAAGTTGGTTGGGTTGACTTATTTAAGTATAAGTCAACTTGGTATATGATTATTGGCAACTTTGGTTTAATTTACACCATGTGGGTTTATTTAACGTGGTTACCCGGTTATTTAGTAACGGGCCGTGGGCTGAGTATTTTAAAAACAGGCTGGATTGCTTCGATACCATTTTTAGTGGGGATCATTGGTGTTCCACTGGGAGGCATTATTTCTGATTATTTCATTAAGAATAAGGGCTATGCTCCTATTAAGGCCCGTAAAATTCCGCTTGTTTGTGGGGCTTGCGTAGCAGCGGTTGCGGTTATTCCTGTTCCTTATGTATCTGATATTCATACTTGTATTGCCTTATTATCTTTGGGATATTTTGCCGCTTCCGTTCCGACAGGCGTTATGTGGACGCTTGCTACGGACGTAGCACCCAAAAATATGGTAGCATCGCTTGGAGCAATACAAAATTTTGGCGGCTTTATTGGTGCTGCTTGTGCACCAATCATTACGGGTGCTATTGTTCAAGCTACAGGGTCTTTTGAGTATGCTTTTTTAGTTGGCGCATTATTCTTAATTATTTCGGCAATTAGTTATGGCGTTTTCTTGCAAAAACCGATTAGCGAGTAAAATTAATCTGGCAAACGTAAAGACAAGGGAGAGATTATAATGTGGAAAAAATTTGATAATATGAAAAAAATTGTTGATTCGGGTCTATTTGTTATTATTCGTACAGATGATGCGGAAAGAGCCAGAAAAACAGCTATTGCGTGTGTTGAGGGCGGAATACGCGCTATTGAAATTACCATGGCTGTGCCACATGTTTTAAAAGTGATTGAATCACTGACTGAAACTTACCAACATGGTGAAGTGCTGATTGGTGCAGGAACGGTTTTAGATGCTGAAACGGCCCGTAGTGCCATGTTAGCGGGGGCTGAGTTTTTAGTGAGCCCTAATTTTGATGCCGGTATGGTTCGGATGTGTAATCGTTATCAGGCTATTTCCGTTGTTGGCACAACAACAGCTAAGGAAGCCCTTGAAGCCTTGGAAGTCGGTGCTGATTTTATTAAGCTGTTTCCGGCGGAAA
Coding sequences within it:
- a CDS encoding GntR family transcriptional regulator, which encodes MTKDIELFSAPDTSLRQKVFQYIKSQIINGVYSAGDILLETKLAQELGVSRTPIREAIWLLEVEGLVETTAKKGAIILGISDKDVADICVMRQLLEGLAARWATPRLTDLELKELQKIVDLTEFYAQKDNIEEIADLDNKFHQTIYEASGSKMLNLTLSNFHKYIQVARLQSMHVENRLSQTITEHLALLEAFRSQDAEAAEKAMTYHVSMVHRNISSLYH
- a CDS encoding LacI family DNA-binding transcriptional regulator, giving the protein MAVTLKDVAKAANVSITTASLILNQKAEAIRFSEETIQKVREISLSLGYVPNMSARKLRQSGKTSLTFAVLWPIDTRVGLIGRILTGIHRFSSSLETITINLLVKTMDEMGIQGVKELYQPNLFNGAILANTSMADETYIHRVSPSVPVVFFHRTSPIYPYVSANNFAAAKQVAEHFIKNKHQKIAILASSVSSQALDERLAGLTEALIGREYMIRYCDFTETSGYHAVVKLIESGNAPTGLICLCDQTAMGSLSALHDYGIQVPNQCEVFGFDNQVYSNFTIPKLSTVNLPVEEMSFYAMQLLVQRTLDPNYSEKQKNFDLDIIYRESTRP
- a CDS encoding MFS transporter produces the protein MKNNSKVISTAPKTNKRWWFVSLILLGAVVNYLDRSNLSVANPLIAKEYGLNPLQMGLLMSAFLWPYALANLPAGWLVDKFGPKKMFGWACGLWSAITIATAFSTSYSFFYSLRMLLGISESPFFPAGVKAIDKWFTKEDRGTPIAVINTGSQISNGIAPPLLTALMLAYSWKVMFIIIGVAGLIVLALWLISYHDPETSSDVVVKAESDIQNSQVTGDEAKVGWVDLFKYKSTWYMIIGNFGLIYTMWVYLTWLPGYLVTGRGLSILKTGWIASIPFLVGIIGVPLGGIISDYFIKNKGYAPIKARKIPLVCGACVAAVAVIPVPYVSDIHTCIALLSLGYFAASVPTGVMWTLATDVAPKNMVASLGAIQNFGGFIGAACAPIITGAIVQATGSFEYAFLVGALFLIISAISYGVFLQKPISE
- a CDS encoding bifunctional 2-keto-4-hydroxyglutarate aldolase/2-keto-3-deoxy-6-phosphogluconate aldolase produces the protein MWKKFDNMKKIVDSGLFVIIRTDDAERARKTAIACVEGGIRAIEITMAVPHVLKVIESLTETYQHGEVLIGAGTVLDAETARSAMLAGAEFLVSPNFDAGMVRMCNRYQAISVVGTTTAKEALEALEVGADFIKLFPAEILGPQYVKTLKAPLPQIPYVPAGKVNPETASEWLNAGCVALAAGSYITKHAKQDDYEKVTQAAKELLAAVQAARKGK
- a CDS encoding methyl-accepting chemotaxis protein, coding for MSGLKMTGQNWLGKSIQVKVIVALVGGLLLSLSILGFCNFYNAKSILVSDAEEDLVHRSDAYAREIGQWIEMRQREVAILATNQSVVNGDQAAALRYLNEEVKRNPNYLRFWLVDTKGQAIHTTGDRTNIVDREYFKQVMSTGKVFTTDPVISKVDGKMVVSVVAPIKNNNQIVGVLGGTVTVDTLISRINEIKIAQSGYAYVLQGDGLTIIHPDKSMVMKQNILNDANATNQSKEITQKMIHGDKGISHDMEAGTSKYMAYAPIPGMHWSLGIDVPEKEILMKLTPLTIVSLITIGIILIVTCGLGVVLSRRFTKPIIALNQATEKIAQGDLTVQAVAGNLTEENIQEKDELDTLAIHFDTMVAKLRSLVQQVATSAEQVAASSEELTANAEQSALAVSQVAGSITKVASGASSQLEAVHETTGVVEKMSASIQQVAAHSGNVAATAEKTSLAAKNGGEAIDDTTKQMAIIEKSVVHSAQVVAGLGERSKEIGQIVDTISGIASQTNLLALNAAIEAARAGEQGKGFAVVAEEVRKLAEQSQEAAKHIAVLIGEIQGDTEKAVLVMADGTKEVKLGSEVAGTAGRAFGEIAALIEEVSNQVENISAAIQQVAGGSEQIVSSMQKIDNISSATAEHTQTVSAATEEQSASMQEIAASSEALAKMSEELRLIITQFNV